GCTGCGTGGCAGGCCCACTACGGAGGAGCCCAGGGTCGCCGCCGCTGTGTGACGAGTCCTCCAGGCCCCGGCCGCCCGCACACCGGGCAATGACTGTCACTCTTCGTAGCCATGCAGGCCGCCGGTGCAGCCAGAGACTTGGCGAGGCGCCCGTTTCTGTCGGCCGAGGGGCTCTCTCCCGGATGAGGCCCCGGTGTTCGTGTTTCAATGAGATCAAGGAAGAATCCCATTAAAGGGGATTGGACAGCCAGAAATGCGGCGCACCGATTTGGACAGCCGACGAGGTGATCCTCTTGACGTGGCGTTCAGCGCTACGGCGATCATTGACGGTCACGGCATCGTGCAGGGCTGGAGCGAGGGCGCCGAGCTGCTCCTCGGCTACCGCACCGATGAGGTCTTGGGGCGGTCGGCAGCAGTCCTGCTTGCTGAAGAGATGACTGAGGAAAGTCGTCGGTCTCTGGCCGGCCGGGAGTGGTGGAGCGGGAGGGTCGCGCTGCGGCACAGGGAAGGCCGAAGTCTCATCGTGGCCCTCCTCGCACACCGTCGGACATCTCCCGGCGAGTCCGGTGGATGGGCCCTGGAGACCGCGGTGACCGGCCTGCCGGATCGCCCGGGAAAGCCATCCGGTCGGAGAGGCGACGCATCCGTTGTCGCGCATGACGCGACCGAACGGCACTGGCCCAGGGAACGCCTCCTGCTGCTCAACGAGGCCGGCACGCGGATCGGCAGCACGCTGGAGGTTGCACAAACGGTGCAGGAGCTGCTGGATGTGACCGTTCCCCGGTTCGCGGACTTTGCCTGCGTCGACTTGCTTGCCTTTGTCGGTCAGAGAGGTGAACCGCCTCCTGACCCGGTGACCGGCCCGATCGTCCTGAACCGCACGGCTCAACGGTCCGTCCTTGAGAACATGCCCGAGGCCCTGGGTGACGTGGGCTCGATGGCCGCCTATTCCGCGTTCTCGCCGCCGACCGATTGCCTGGCTGTCGGCGGTCAGGCCGCCAGGTACGAGATGACTGATGCCGTCATCAACCGGTGGTCGCCCAACGATCCTTCTCAGGCAGCCGGCATCCGGGCGACGGGAATGCACGCGGTGATCGTCGCGCCCGTACGCGCACGGGGCGTCACCCTGGGTGTGGTGTGTTTCGCCCGGCACGTGCACTCCGAGCCCTACACCGAGGACGATGTGCTCCTGGCCGAGGAGATCACAGCCAGGGCCGCCATCTGCATCGACAACGCCCGTCTCTACACCCGCGAGCGGACCACCGCCGTGGACCTTCAGCGCAGCCTGCTCCCGGAGAAGCTGCCCGATCAGACCGCGGTCGAGGTTGCTTCCCGCTATCTGCCCGCAGTAGTCCGAGCAGGCGTGGGCGGTGACTGGTTCGACGTGATCCCGATATCGGGCGGCCGCGTCGCCCTGGTCGTCGGCGACGTTGTCGGGCACGGTGTCCAGGCATCCGCCACCATGTGCCGCATACGCACCGCGGTGCGGACCTTGGCCGAAATCGATCTGGCACCGGACGAACTGCTGACGCACCTCGATGACCTGGTCATGCTCCTCTCGGCGGAACTCCTGTCCACGAAGGCCGAGACCGCCGGGGGCTTTGGCGCCACCTGTCTGTACGTCGTCTACGACCCGGTGACGCGCCGGTGCACGCTCGCTCGCGCCGGGCACCCACCGCCCGTTGTCGTCACCCCGAACGGCACCGCGGACTTCCTCGACCTGCCGGCCGGCCCGCCACTCGGACTGGGAGGCCTGCCGTTCGAGTCCGTGGACATCGAGCTGCCCGAAGGCAGTCTCCTCGCTCTCTATACGGACGGTCTCATTGGAAAGCGTGGCCAGAACATCGAGAAGAGACTCGACACGCTGCTTGAGGAACTCGGCCGGCCTGCACCGTCGCTGAACTCCCTGTGCGACGGCGTGCTCGGGGCTCTGCTTTCTCCCCAGCCAGTGGACGACATCGCCCTTCTGGTCGCCCGTACTCGCGCCTTGAACGCCCACCAGGTCGCCACCTGGGACGTCGAATCCGATCCGGCCGTTGTTGCGCAGGTCCGCGCGAAGGTACATGCTCAACTGGCCGCTTGGGGACTTGACGATCTGCTGTTCACCACGGAATTGATAGTGAGCGAATTGGTCACCAACGCCATTCGCTATGGTCAGCCTCCCATCCGACTGCGGCTGATCCACGACAGAACGCTGATCTGCGAAGTCTCCGACTCCAACCCCACCGCCCCCCACATGCGACGGGCCCGCGTCTTCGACGAGGGCGGCCGTGGTCTGCTGCTGGTGGCGCAACTCAGTCAGCGCTGGGGAACACGTCACACGCGGACAGGCAAGACCATCTGGGCTGAGCAGTTCATTTCAGCGGCTTCGGAAGAGAGCTCGCTGTAGGCCCCGGACCCCCAGGCCTTGGAGCCTGGGGCCCGGGAGCCCAGCCGTTGAAGATGCAGTGTCTACCGCCCGTGTCGGCTTGCCAGGGCACGGGCGCCGCCCGAAGTGGATCATGGTCGGTCGCGAGCATGATGCCGGGATGGTTCATCGTGTCGTGCACGAGGTTGACTCTGTC
The Streptomyces tirandamycinicus DNA segment above includes these coding regions:
- a CDS encoding ATP-binding SpoIIE family protein phosphatase codes for the protein MRRTDLDSRRGDPLDVAFSATAIIDGHGIVQGWSEGAELLLGYRTDEVLGRSAAVLLAEEMTEESRRSLAGREWWSGRVALRHREGRSLIVALLAHRRTSPGESGGWALETAVTGLPDRPGKPSGRRGDASVVAHDATERHWPRERLLLLNEAGTRIGSTLEVAQTVQELLDVTVPRFADFACVDLLAFVGQRGEPPPDPVTGPIVLNRTAQRSVLENMPEALGDVGSMAAYSAFSPPTDCLAVGGQAARYEMTDAVINRWSPNDPSQAAGIRATGMHAVIVAPVRARGVTLGVVCFARHVHSEPYTEDDVLLAEEITARAAICIDNARLYTRERTTAVDLQRSLLPEKLPDQTAVEVASRYLPAVVRAGVGGDWFDVIPISGGRVALVVGDVVGHGVQASATMCRIRTAVRTLAEIDLAPDELLTHLDDLVMLLSAELLSTKAETAGGFGATCLYVVYDPVTRRCTLARAGHPPPVVVTPNGTADFLDLPAGPPLGLGGLPFESVDIELPEGSLLALYTDGLIGKRGQNIEKRLDTLLEELGRPAPSLNSLCDGVLGALLSPQPVDDIALLVARTRALNAHQVATWDVESDPAVVAQVRAKVHAQLAAWGLDDLLFTTELIVSELVTNAIRYGQPPIRLRLIHDRTLICEVSDSNPTAPHMRRARVFDEGGRGLLLVAQLSQRWGTRHTRTGKTIWAEQFISAASEESSL